One genomic segment of Primulina tabacum isolate GXHZ01 chromosome 9, ASM2559414v2, whole genome shotgun sequence includes these proteins:
- the LOC142555135 gene encoding uncharacterized protein LOC142555135 isoform X2: MEKGLWASKGGGHVNDEDAMFDSSSKMEPKRSLQCFFDTEPAFFPIKKQAVEAPVSKPESGITISNAIPWENSSEFQSVPNQFMDRLFGSEISSHVDLSRRSVSNIGTDAVDMRNKIDSEQFENDSSDGLSISYVMEDQEAGVSYGGLRKVKVNQVKDPVNVLHGSLEHDIGMSTGQTDNHQNEDTFISMLQPYGKEDGNVTLIRNSFDLGDANIRLMGSIFGKGGDNNISMNHSYSKGDTNTISFGGYQDDSIIEALTRPTGSYSLLCEQSSVLTSETRNKKEVNFPNVDPTLTTSQLFKSRLDSTSKNKMDTRPGRKEAPNSFPSNVRSLIATGMLDGVPVRYISVSREELSGTIKGSGYLCGCKSCNFSKALNAYEFERHANCKTKHPNNHIYFENGKTIYQIVQELRSTPESMLFDAVQTVTGSPINQKAFRIWKESFQAATRELQRIYGKEELNL; the protein is encoded by the exons ATG GAGAAAGGTTTATGGGCTTCCAAGGGTGGTGGGCATGTAAATGATGAAGATGCGATGTTCGATAGCTCATCTAAAATGGAACCCAAGCGCTCTCTCCAATGTTTCTTTGATACCGAACCAGCATTCTTTCCCATCAAAAAGCAGGCCGTGGAAGCTCCAGTTAGTAAGCCAGAATCAGGAATCACCATATCGAATGCAATTCCATGGGAAAATTCTTCTGAATTTCAGTCAGTACCAAACCAATTCATGGATCGGCTGTTTGGGTCTGAGATATCTAGTCATGTTGACTTGTCTAGGAGAAGTGTTTCTAATATTGGCACAGATGCCGTAGATATGAGGAATAAAATTGATAGTGAACAATTTGAGAATGATTCATCTGATGGGTTATCAATTTCCTATGTAATGGAAGATCAAGAAGCAGGAGTAAGTTACGGAGGACTCAGAAAAGTCAAAGTTAATCAAGTTAAGGACCCTGTTAATGTATTGCACGGATCTTTGGAACATGATATAGGGATGTCCACAGGCCAGACTGACAATCATCAAAATGAAGACACCTTCATATCCATGTTGCAGCCATATGGTAAAGAAGATGGAAATGTCACATTAATCCGCAATTCCTTTGACCTTGGTGATGCAAATATTAGATTGATGGGTTCAATTTTTGGTAAAGGTGGCGACAATAACATATCCATGAATCACTCCTATAGTAAAGGGGACACTAATACCATATCTTTTGGGGGTTATCAAGATGATTCTATTATTGAAGCCCTGACAAGGCCAACTGGTAGTTATAGCTTATTATGTGAACAATCCTCAGTTCTAACATCAGAAACACGCAACAAAAAGGAAGTGAATTTCCCAAATGTTGATCCTACCCTGACCACTTCCCAGCTGTTTAAATCTCGTCTTGACTCTACATCTAAGAACAAGATGGATACAAGACCTGGCAGGAAAGAAGCTCCAAACAGTTTTCCTTCTAATGTTCGAAGTTTGATAGCGACCGGTATGCTTGATGGTGTGCCTGTACGATACATTTCTGTCTCTCGGGAG GAGCTTTCTGGAACTATAAAAGGCTCGGGCTATCTTTGCGGCTGCAAATCTTGTAATTTCTCCAAG GCGCTTAATGCATACGAATTCGAACGTCATGCAAATTGCAAAACCAAGCACCCAAACAACCATATATACTTTGAAAATGGGAAGACGATCTATCAGATAGTTCAGGAGTTGAGAAGCACTCCAGAAAGTATGCTGTTTGATGCTGTTCAGACTGTGACTGGCTCTCCTATCAATCAGAAAGCCTTCCGCATCTGGAAAG AATCATTCCAAGCTGCAACGCGTGAGCTTCAGCGTATTTATGGGAAGGAAGAGCTAAATCTATGA
- the LOC142555135 gene encoding uncharacterized protein LOC142555135 isoform X1, with translation MSFQEKGLWASKGGGHVNDEDAMFDSSSKMEPKRSLQCFFDTEPAFFPIKKQAVEAPVSKPESGITISNAIPWENSSEFQSVPNQFMDRLFGSEISSHVDLSRRSVSNIGTDAVDMRNKIDSEQFENDSSDGLSISYVMEDQEAGVSYGGLRKVKVNQVKDPVNVLHGSLEHDIGMSTGQTDNHQNEDTFISMLQPYGKEDGNVTLIRNSFDLGDANIRLMGSIFGKGGDNNISMNHSYSKGDTNTISFGGYQDDSIIEALTRPTGSYSLLCEQSSVLTSETRNKKEVNFPNVDPTLTTSQLFKSRLDSTSKNKMDTRPGRKEAPNSFPSNVRSLIATGMLDGVPVRYISVSREELSGTIKGSGYLCGCKSCNFSKALNAYEFERHANCKTKHPNNHIYFENGKTIYQIVQELRSTPESMLFDAVQTVTGSPINQKAFRIWKESFQAATRELQRIYGKEELNL, from the exons ATG TCTTTCCAGGAGAAAGGTTTATGGGCTTCCAAGGGTGGTGGGCATGTAAATGATGAAGATGCGATGTTCGATAGCTCATCTAAAATGGAACCCAAGCGCTCTCTCCAATGTTTCTTTGATACCGAACCAGCATTCTTTCCCATCAAAAAGCAGGCCGTGGAAGCTCCAGTTAGTAAGCCAGAATCAGGAATCACCATATCGAATGCAATTCCATGGGAAAATTCTTCTGAATTTCAGTCAGTACCAAACCAATTCATGGATCGGCTGTTTGGGTCTGAGATATCTAGTCATGTTGACTTGTCTAGGAGAAGTGTTTCTAATATTGGCACAGATGCCGTAGATATGAGGAATAAAATTGATAGTGAACAATTTGAGAATGATTCATCTGATGGGTTATCAATTTCCTATGTAATGGAAGATCAAGAAGCAGGAGTAAGTTACGGAGGACTCAGAAAAGTCAAAGTTAATCAAGTTAAGGACCCTGTTAATGTATTGCACGGATCTTTGGAACATGATATAGGGATGTCCACAGGCCAGACTGACAATCATCAAAATGAAGACACCTTCATATCCATGTTGCAGCCATATGGTAAAGAAGATGGAAATGTCACATTAATCCGCAATTCCTTTGACCTTGGTGATGCAAATATTAGATTGATGGGTTCAATTTTTGGTAAAGGTGGCGACAATAACATATCCATGAATCACTCCTATAGTAAAGGGGACACTAATACCATATCTTTTGGGGGTTATCAAGATGATTCTATTATTGAAGCCCTGACAAGGCCAACTGGTAGTTATAGCTTATTATGTGAACAATCCTCAGTTCTAACATCAGAAACACGCAACAAAAAGGAAGTGAATTTCCCAAATGTTGATCCTACCCTGACCACTTCCCAGCTGTTTAAATCTCGTCTTGACTCTACATCTAAGAACAAGATGGATACAAGACCTGGCAGGAAAGAAGCTCCAAACAGTTTTCCTTCTAATGTTCGAAGTTTGATAGCGACCGGTATGCTTGATGGTGTGCCTGTACGATACATTTCTGTCTCTCGGGAG GAGCTTTCTGGAACTATAAAAGGCTCGGGCTATCTTTGCGGCTGCAAATCTTGTAATTTCTCCAAG GCGCTTAATGCATACGAATTCGAACGTCATGCAAATTGCAAAACCAAGCACCCAAACAACCATATATACTTTGAAAATGGGAAGACGATCTATCAGATAGTTCAGGAGTTGAGAAGCACTCCAGAAAGTATGCTGTTTGATGCTGTTCAGACTGTGACTGGCTCTCCTATCAATCAGAAAGCCTTCCGCATCTGGAAAG AATCATTCCAAGCTGCAACGCGTGAGCTTCAGCGTATTTATGGGAAGGAAGAGCTAAATCTATGA
- the LOC142555136 gene encoding ras-related protein RABE1c-like isoform X1, with translation MAAAPARARADYDYLIKLLLIGDSGVGKSCLLLRFSDGSFTTSFITTIGIDFKIRTVELDGKRIKLQIWDTAGQERFRTITTAYYRGAMGILLVYDVTDESSFNNIRNWIRNIEQHASDNVNKILVGNKADMDESKRAVPTSKGQALADEYGIQFFETSAKTNLNVEQVFFSIARDIKQRLSDNDSRTEPTAIKINPADPSAGAGQLAQRSACCSS, from the exons ATGGCCGCTGCACCGGCGAGGGCTCGAGCAGATTATGATTACCTCATTAAGCTTCTTCTCATAGGTGATAGCG GTGTGGGTAAGAGTTGTCTTCTTTTACGGTTCTCTGATGGTTCTTTTACAACTAGTTTCATCACCACCATTGG aattgattttaaaataagaactgTTGAACTTGATGGCAAGCGGATCAAGCTCCAAATTTGGGATACGGCGGGTCAAGAACGGTTCCGTACAATCACTACAG CTTACTATCGTGGAGCTATGGGCATATTGTTGGTTTACGATGTTACAGACGAATCATCCTTTAACA ACATTAGGAACTGGATAAGGAACATTGAACAACATGCTTCTGATAATGTCAACAAGATACTGGTAGGGAACAAAGCAGATATGGATGAAAGCAAAAGG GCTGTACCTACGTCCAAGGGCCAAGCACTCGCTGACGAATATGGGATCCAATTCTTTGAAACT AGTGCGAAAACAAATCTCAACGTGGAACAAGTTTTCTTTTCGATAGCAAGAGATATAAAACAAAGACTTTCAGACAATGATTCCAGAACTGAG CCTACAGCAATCAAGATTAATCCGGCAGACCCTTCTGCTGGAGCTGGTCAACTAGCCCAGAGATCAGCTTGCTGTAGTTCTTGA
- the LOC142555136 gene encoding ras-related protein RAB1BV-like isoform X2 — MAAAPARARADYDYLIKLLLIGDSGVGKSCLLLRFSDGSFTTSFITTIGIDFKIRTVELDGKRIKLQIWDTAGQERFRTITTAYYRGAMGILLVYDVTDESSFNNVVGVDEALYTLRKSEGASKATSTSMRASKVTTSTRTGSSKVATSKSRGKRSIGTSTALNLVDKEVEFGFDEESEEESDAEQLCNFK, encoded by the exons ATGGCCGCTGCACCGGCGAGGGCTCGAGCAGATTATGATTACCTCATTAAGCTTCTTCTCATAGGTGATAGCG GTGTGGGTAAGAGTTGTCTTCTTTTACGGTTCTCTGATGGTTCTTTTACAACTAGTTTCATCACCACCATTGG aattgattttaaaataagaactgTTGAACTTGATGGCAAGCGGATCAAGCTCCAAATTTGGGATACGGCGGGTCAAGAACGGTTCCGTACAATCACTACAG CTTACTATCGTGGAGCTATGGGCATATTGTTGGTTTACGATGTTACAGACGAATCATCCTTTAACA ATGTTGTTGGAGTAGATGAAGCTCTTTATACATTGAGGAAATCCGAAGGCGCCTCGAAGGCGACCTCTACATCTATGCGGGCCTCAAAGGTGACCACATCTACACGTACAGGAAGCTCGAAGGTGGCCACATCTAAGTCTAGAGGGAAAAGGTCAATAGGAACATCTACTGCACTTAATCTTGTAGATAAAGAGGTTGAATTTGGCTTTGATGAAGAAAGTGAAGAAGAGAGTGATGCCGAGCAGTTATGTAATTTCAAATGA